One Solibacillus sp. R5-41 DNA segment encodes these proteins:
- the recO gene encoding DNA repair protein RecO, which translates to MLHKWEGIVLKARAYGESNKIVTLMTREAGKVACMARGAKKPTSRLAGVTQPFMHGTFLAQRTTGMGTLQQGEHLNAMRHIQTDIVATAYASYIIELVDRLVEEGNAEPFAFDVLLQALTAIEEGYDPEAITLFVDWKMLAYAGIQPILHACASCGAVDGEFAFSFTQGGFLCHRCFHRDPYIIRLSPTQLKFIRMFYTVAIDQVGKLDLKPQTKQFIKKIVTTIYEEQTGIRLKSRSFIEQLERTPLLLREKKESTD; encoded by the coding sequence ATGCTACATAAATGGGAAGGCATCGTTTTAAAAGCGCGTGCCTACGGTGAATCCAATAAGATTGTTACGTTGATGACACGTGAAGCAGGTAAAGTGGCTTGTATGGCGCGCGGTGCTAAAAAGCCAACAAGCCGTTTAGCAGGGGTGACACAGCCCTTTATGCATGGTACCTTCCTCGCGCAGCGTACAACAGGAATGGGGACGCTGCAACAGGGTGAGCATTTGAATGCAATGCGTCATATACAAACCGATATCGTAGCGACGGCATATGCCAGTTATATTATCGAGCTTGTTGATCGGTTAGTAGAGGAAGGCAATGCAGAGCCGTTTGCATTTGACGTGTTATTACAAGCTTTAACTGCGATTGAAGAAGGATATGACCCAGAAGCAATTACGTTATTTGTGGATTGGAAGATGCTTGCTTATGCTGGGATACAGCCGATTTTACATGCTTGTGCAAGTTGCGGGGCAGTCGATGGGGAGTTTGCTTTTTCATTTACGCAAGGTGGATTTTTATGTCATCGCTGTTTTCATAGAGATCCTTATATAATCCGATTATCACCAACGCAACTTAAGTTCATTCGTATGTTTTACACAGTGGCAATTGACCAAGTAGGCAAGCTCGATTTAAAGCCACAGACGAAGCAGTTTATTAAAAAAATTGTCACGACGATTTATGAGGAGCAAACAGGGATTCGTTTAAAATCAAGAAGTTTTATTGAACAATTAGAGCGAACACCATTATTATTGCGAGAAAAGAAAGAGTCAACGGATTAA
- the ybeY gene encoding rRNA maturation RNase YbeY, protein MLTIDFLDETNGVKEADLDLVEKLLQHAAQIEGIEDGSEVSVTFVTNEAIHEINREYRDKDQPTDVISFALEELGEDEIQIIGEGIPRVLGDIIISTDRTREQAEEYGHSFERELGFLAVHGFLHLLGYDHMTPEDEKVMFGKQDEVLESYGLGRDTNERP, encoded by the coding sequence ATGTTAACAATTGATTTTTTAGATGAAACAAATGGAGTAAAGGAAGCGGATCTGGATTTGGTTGAAAAACTGCTTCAACATGCTGCCCAAATCGAAGGAATTGAAGATGGCTCGGAAGTTTCGGTAACGTTCGTAACAAATGAAGCCATTCATGAAATTAATCGCGAGTATCGTGATAAGGATCAACCGACAGATGTCATTTCTTTTGCCCTTGAAGAACTAGGAGAAGATGAAATTCAAATTATTGGCGAGGGTATACCACGAGTGCTTGGCGATATTATTATTTCGACGGATCGTACACGTGAGCAAGCGGAGGAATATGGTCATTCGTTTGAGCGTGAGTTAGGCTTCCTAGCTGTCCATGGCTTTTTACATTTACTTGGTTATGACCATATGACGCCTGAAGATGAAAAAGTCATGTTTGGGAAGCAAGATGAAGTATTAGAATCTTACGGCTTAGGTCGTGATACAAATGAACGTCCGTAA
- a CDS encoding diacylglycerol kinase family protein — protein sequence MNVRKFFRSFTYAVQGILTATKEQNLRFHMMSTLVVVIAGIVTVLSVTEWLILTLIIALVIGAEMINTAIERVVDLSSPEIHPLAKDAKDIAAGAVLVFASASVIIGLLIFLPKWF from the coding sequence ATGAACGTCCGTAAATTTTTTCGTTCATTTACTTACGCGGTTCAAGGGATTTTAACAGCAACGAAGGAACAAAATTTACGTTTTCACATGATGAGTACGCTTGTTGTAGTAATTGCAGGAATCGTAACGGTACTAAGCGTAACAGAGTGGCTTATTTTAACGCTCATCATCGCGCTTGTCATCGGTGCAGAAATGATTAATACAGCTATTGAACGAGTTGTGGACTTATCTTCACCAGAAATCCATCCTTTAGCAAAGGACGCAAAAGATATTGCAGCAGGGGCTGTACTTGTATTTGCGAGCGCAAGTGTTATAATCGGACTACTCATATTTTTACCAAAATGGTTTTAA
- the era gene encoding GTPase Era, translating into MQQNNSGYKSGFVSIVGRPNVGKSTFLNRVIGQKIAIMSDKPQTTRNKVQGVLTQNNSQTIFIDTPGIHKPKHKLGEFMLKTSRNALREVDAIMFMVNAEQKIGKGDEFIIELLEGNKTPVFLIINKIDLVHPDELLKIIDSYKDKFDFAEIIPISALQGNNVENLLSTIEKYLPEGPQYYPADQVTDHPERFIISELIREKVLHLTREEIPHSIAVVIDRIKPHEEKENMIHVQATIMVERDSQKGIVIGKRGALLKEVGSLARKDIEMLLGSKVYLELWVKVQKDWRNKQTHLRDFGFREDEY; encoded by the coding sequence ATGCAGCAAAATAATAGCGGCTACAAATCGGGCTTTGTTTCGATTGTAGGACGCCCAAATGTAGGGAAATCAACATTTCTAAACCGCGTAATCGGACAAAAGATTGCGATTATGTCTGATAAGCCACAAACGACACGTAATAAAGTGCAAGGTGTTTTAACGCAAAACAATTCACAAACTATTTTTATCGATACACCAGGCATTCATAAGCCAAAGCATAAGCTAGGCGAGTTCATGTTAAAAACGTCTCGTAATGCATTAAGAGAAGTGGACGCGATTATGTTCATGGTAAATGCAGAACAAAAGATTGGTAAAGGCGATGAATTTATTATTGAATTGCTTGAAGGCAATAAAACGCCAGTCTTTTTAATTATTAATAAAATTGATCTTGTACATCCGGATGAGTTACTAAAAATTATTGACTCATACAAAGATAAATTTGATTTTGCAGAAATTATTCCGATTTCCGCATTACAAGGAAATAATGTGGAAAATTTACTGTCAACGATTGAAAAATATTTACCAGAAGGTCCACAATATTATCCAGCCGATCAAGTAACAGATCATCCAGAGCGATTTATTATTTCAGAACTGATTCGTGAAAAGGTATTGCATTTAACACGTGAAGAAATTCCACATTCGATTGCAGTTGTTATTGATCGTATTAAACCGCATGAAGAAAAGGAAAATATGATTCATGTGCAAGCGACAATTATGGTAGAACGCGATTCGCAAAAAGGGATTGTAATCGGGAAGCGTGGAGCACTTTTAAAAGAAGTTGGTTCATTAGCGCGTAAAGATATCGAAATGCTTTTAGGCTCAAAGGTTTATTTAGAGCTATGGGTAAAAGTTCAAAAAGATTGGCGTAATAAACAAACGCATTTACGAGACTTCGGTTTCCGCGAAGACGAATATTAA
- a CDS encoding CapA family protein yields MSRLNKILFGFWILSLAALVFVVVAFGIDPIEMERKDVKNTVAIIETHENFVSESPKVEEPVVKKMVEPEPDPVIVKDSIRFAMLGDVLLHLRLAQYKDFSSSFATVTPLMQSYDYLLANQESPPVGNKYALSGYPKFSSPPHIIRDLQNAGVDMVNLANNHTVDKGEGGIRTIFENLAKYNMPYAGAYKSKEDASAQRILEFGSIKIGVLGYTYGTNGLYLPKGSPFIVNYIQEEKMTADIKALRGLVDVVVVSMHWGPEYTVSESDYQRHHAKVLNKAGADIIFGSHPHVLQPYKKIKNDAGHETHVFYSLGNYFSTILTVPNTMVGGIGSFEITKEGETVTIGKPQFDATATLLDKDGVYRVYPLADVEARAVQNLGWVKKVLGEGVTVH; encoded by the coding sequence TTGAGTAGGTTAAATAAAATTCTTTTTGGATTTTGGATATTATCACTCGCCGCATTAGTGTTTGTTGTGGTTGCGTTTGGAATAGATCCAATTGAAATGGAACGTAAAGATGTAAAAAATACAGTAGCAATTATTGAAACACATGAAAATTTTGTGAGTGAATCTCCTAAGGTAGAAGAGCCTGTAGTGAAAAAAATGGTTGAACCAGAACCGGATCCTGTTATTGTAAAAGATTCGATCCGTTTTGCGATGCTCGGAGATGTTTTGTTGCATTTACGTTTGGCCCAATATAAGGATTTTTCCTCGTCATTTGCTACGGTCACACCACTTATGCAAAGCTATGATTATTTACTCGCTAACCAAGAATCGCCACCTGTTGGGAATAAATATGCACTAAGCGGGTATCCCAAATTTTCAAGTCCTCCTCATATTATTCGTGATTTACAAAATGCTGGTGTAGATATGGTCAATCTTGCAAATAATCATACGGTTGATAAAGGGGAAGGCGGCATACGAACTATTTTTGAAAATTTAGCAAAGTATAACATGCCTTATGCAGGTGCTTATAAGTCGAAAGAAGATGCATCTGCGCAAAGGATTCTTGAATTTGGTTCAATAAAAATTGGTGTTTTAGGCTATACATATGGCACTAATGGCTTATATTTACCGAAAGGCTCTCCGTTTATCGTGAACTATATTCAAGAGGAAAAGATGACGGCGGATATTAAAGCGCTTCGAGGGTTAGTCGATGTCGTTGTCGTATCGATGCATTGGGGTCCTGAGTATACGGTTTCGGAAAGTGATTATCAACGTCATCATGCGAAAGTATTAAATAAGGCCGGAGCGGATATTATTTTTGGTTCGCATCCGCATGTATTGCAGCCTTATAAGAAAATTAAGAATGATGCCGGACACGAAACACATGTATTTTATTCTCTCGGAAATTACTTTTCGACGATATTGACTGTGCCTAATACAATGGTTGGCGGAATTGGGAGCTTTGAAATTACAAAAGAAGGCGAAACCGTCACGATTGGCAAACCTCAATTTGATGCAACGGCAACATTACTTGATAAAGACGGTGTTTACCGCGTTTATCCATTAGCAGATGTAGAAGCACGCGCAGTTCAAAACTTGGGGTGGGTAAAAAAAGTGCTTGGTGAAGGGGTAACAGTTCATTAA
- a CDS encoding cytidine deaminase: MNMDQLIAQSKVAREKAYVPYSKFKVGAALLTEDGTVYHGCNIENASYSMTNCAERTAFFKAVSEGMTKFTAIAIIADTPGPVSPCGACRQVMAEFCSQTMPVYLTNMNGDVQQTTVGDLLPGAFTSEDMENAAK, encoded by the coding sequence ATGAACATGGATCAATTAATAGCTCAATCAAAAGTAGCGCGTGAAAAGGCCTATGTTCCGTATTCGAAATTTAAGGTAGGGGCAGCTCTACTTACAGAAGATGGTACGGTTTATCATGGCTGCAATATTGAAAATGCAAGCTATAGTATGACAAATTGCGCCGAGCGTACAGCGTTTTTTAAAGCGGTTTCTGAAGGTATGACTAAATTTACGGCAATCGCAATCATAGCAGACACTCCAGGACCTGTTTCGCCTTGTGGTGCTTGTAGACAGGTAATGGCGGAGTTTTGTTCACAAACGATGCCAGTCTATTTAACAAACATGAATGGAGACGTTCAACAAACAACAGTGGGAGACCTTTTACCAGGTGCTTTCACATCGGAGGATATGGAAAATGCAGCAAAATAA